A genomic stretch from Primulina huaijiensis chloroplast, complete genome includes:
- the rbcL gene encoding ribulose-1,5-bisphosphate carboxylase/oxygenase large subunit: protein MSPQTETKASVGFKAGVKEYKLTYYTPEYETKDTDILAAFRVTPQPGVPPEEAGAAVAAESSTGTWTTVWTDGLTSLDRYKGRCYHIEPVPGETDQYICYVAYPLDLFEEGSVTNMFTSIVGNVFGFKALRALRLEDLRIPTAYIKTFQGPPHGIQVERDKLNKYGRPLLGCTIKPKLGLSAKNYGRAVYECLRGGLDFTKDDENVNSQPFMRWRDRFVFCAEAIYKAQAETGEIKGHYLNATAGTCEEMMKRAIFARELGVPIIMHDYLTGGFTANTSLAHYCRDNGLLLHIHRAMHAVIDRQKNHGIHFRVLAKALRMSGGDHIHAGTVVGKLEGERDITLGFVDLLRDDFIPKDRSRGIYFTQDWVSLPGVIPVASGGIHVWHMPALTEIFGDDSVLQFGGGTLGHPWGNAPGAVANRVALEACVQARNEGRDLAAEGNAIIREACKWSPELAAACEVWKEIKFEFQAMDTLDEPKS from the coding sequence ATGTCACCACAAACAGAAACTAAAGCAAGTGTTGGATTCAAAGCGGGTGTTAAAGAGTACAAATTGACTTATTATACTCCTGAATACGAAACCAAAGATACTGATATCTTGGCAGCATTCCGAGTAACTCCTCAACCTGGAGTTCCGCCTGAAGAAGCAGGGGCGGCGGTCGCTGCCGAATCTTCTACTGGTACATGGACAACTGTGTGGACCGATGGGCTTACCAGCCTTGATCGTTACAAAGGGCGATGCTACCACATCGAGCCCGTTCCTGGAGAAACAGATCAATATATCTGTTATGTAGCTTACCCTTTAGACCTTTTTGAAGAAGGTTCTGTTACTAACATGTTTACTTCCATTGTAGGCAATGTATTTGGATTCAAAGCCCTTCGTGCTCTACGTCTGGAAGATCTGCGAATCCCGACTGCTTATATTAAAACTTTCCAAGGCCCGCCTCATGGGATCCAAGTTGAAAGAGATAAATTGAACAAGTATGGTCGTCCCCTGTTGGGATGTACTATTAAACCAAAACTGGGCTTATCTGCTAAAAACTACGGTCGAGCGGTTTATGAATGTCTTCGCGGCGGACTTGATTTTACCAAAGATGACGAGAACGTGAACTCCCAGCCATTTATGCGTTGGAGAGATCGTTTCGTATTTTGTGCCGAAGCCATTTATAAAGCACAGGCTGAAACAGGTGAAATCAAAGGGCATTACTTGAATGCTACTGCGGGTACATGCGAAGAAATGATGAAAAGGGCTATATTTGCTAGAGAATTGGGAGTTCCTATCATAATGCATGACTACTTAACAGGAGGATTCACTGCAAATACTAGCTTGGCTCATTATTGCCGAGATAATGGCCTACTTCTTCACATTCACCGTGCAATGCATGCAGTTATTGATAGACAGAAGAATCATGGTATACACTTCCGTGTATTAGCTAAAGCGTTACGTATGTCTGGTGGAGATCACATTCACGCTGGTACCGTAGTAGGTAAACTTGAAGGAGAAAGAGACATCACTTTGGGCTTTGTTGATTTACTGCGTGATGATTTTATTCCAAAAGATCGAAGTCGCGGTATTTATTTCACTCAAGATTGGGTCTCTCTACCGGGTGTTATTCCCGTAGCTTCAGGTGGTATTCACGTTTGGCATATGCCTGCTCTGACCGAGATCTTTGGGGATGATTCTGTACTACAGTTCGGTGGAGGAACTTTAGGACACCCTTGGGGTAATGCGCCAGGTGCCGTAGCTAACCGAGTAGCTCTAGAAGCATGTGTACAAGCTCGTAATGAAGGACGTGATCTTGCTGCTGAGGGTAATGCAATTATCCGTGAGGCTTGCAAATGGAGTCCTGAACTAGCTGCCGCTTGTGAGGTATGGAAAGAGATCAAATTTGAATTTCAAGCGATGGATACTTTGGATGAGCCAAAAAGCTAA
- the accD gene encoding acetyl-CoA carboxylase carboxyltransferase beta subunit, which translates to MQTNRGQENSMERWWFNSMVFKKELERRYGIKNSMDNLGPVENTSESEDPNRKGRAKNIHSCRGRDNSSYTNVDRLFGFKDIWNFISDDTFLVRDSNGDTYSIYFDIENHIFEIDNDHSFMSELENSFYHYRNSSCMNNGSTSEDSLSNRYMYVTQFSWNNHINSCIDSYLQSQICIDTSIVSDSSDSYISRCIFDKRITSSESGRSSLRTRAKSSDLTLREGSNDLDATQKYRHLWVQCENCYGLNYKKFLKSKMNICEQCGYHLKMSSSERIELSIDPGTWDPMDEDMVSLDPIGFHSEEEPYKDRIDSYQRKTGLTEAVQTGVGQLNGILVAIGVMDFQFMGGSMGSVVGEKITRLIEYATNRLIPLIIVCASGGARMQEGSLSLMQMAKISSALYDYQSNKKLFYVSILTSPTTGGVTASFGMLGDIIIAEPNSYIAFAGKRVIEQTLNKTVPEGSQAAEYLFQKGLFDLIVPRNTLKSVLSELFKLHAFFPLNSNSIK; encoded by the coding sequence ATGCAAACAAATAGGGGGCAAGAAAACTCTATGGAAAGATGGTGGTTTAATTCGATGGTGTTTAAAAAGGAGTTAGAGCGTAGGTATGGGATAAAGAACTCAATGGACAATCTTGGTCCTGTTGAAAATACTAGTGAAAGTGAAGATCCGAATAGAAAAGGTAGGGCTAAAAACATTCATAGTTGCAGGGGTCGTGACAATTCTAGTTACACTAATGTGGATCGTTTATTCGGCTTCAAAGACATTTGGAATTTTATCTCTGATGATACTTTTTTAGTTAGGGATAGTAATGGAGATACTTATTCTATCTATTTTGATATTGAAAATCATATTTTTGAGATTGACAACGACCATTCTTTTATGAGTGAATTAGAGAATTCTTTTTATCATTATCGCAATTCGAGTTGTATGAATAATGGATCTACGAGTGAAGATTCCTTATCCAATCGTTACATGTATGTAACTCAATTTAGTTGGAATAATCACATTAATAGTTGCATTGACAGTTATCTTCAGTCTCAAATCTGTATTGATACGTCCATTGTAAGTGATAGTAGTGACAGTTACATTTCTAGGTGCATTTTTGATAAACGTATAACTAGTAGCGAAAGCGGGAGGTCCAGTCTACGAACCCGCGCGAAGAGTAGTGATTTAACTCTAAGAGAAGGGTCTAATGATCTCGATGCAACTCAAAAATACAGGCATTTGTGGGTTCAATGCGAAAATTGTTATGGATTAAATTATAAAAAATTTTTGAAATCAAAAATGAATATTTGTGAACAATGTGGATATCATTTGAAAATGAGTAGTTCAGAAAGAATCGAACTTTCGATCGATCCCGGTACTTGGGATCCTATGGATGAAGACATGGTCTCTCTGGATCCCATTGGATTTCATTCGGAGGAGGAGCCTTATAAAGATCGTATTGATTCTTATCAAAGAAAGACAGGATTAACTGAGGCTGTTCAAACAGGTGTAGGTCAACTAAATGGTATTCTCGTAGCAATTGGGGTTATGGATTTTCAGTTTATGGGGGGTAGTATGGGATCCGTGGTGGGGGAGAAAATCACTCGTTTGATTGAGTACGCTACCAATCGACTTATACCTCTTATTATAGTGTGCGCTTCGGGGGGGGCGCGCATGCAAGAAGGAAGTTTGAGCTTAATGCAAATGGCTAAAATATCATCTGCCTTATATGATTATCAATCCAATAAAAAGTTATTTTATGTATCAATCCTTACATCTCCTACTACTGGTGGGGTAACAGCTAGTTTTGGTATGTTGGGAGATATCATTATTGCCGAACCCAATTCCTACATTGCATTTGCGGGTAAAAGAGTAATTGAACAAACATTGAATAAAACAGTACCTGAAGGTTCACAAGCGGCTGAATATTTATTCCAGAAAGGTTTATTCGACCTAATCGTACCGCGTAATACTTTAAAAAGTGTTCTGAGTGAGTTATTTAAGCTCCACGCCTTTTTTCCGTTGAATTCAAATTCAATCAAGTAG
- the psaI gene encoding photosystem I subunit VIII: protein MTTLIFPSIFVPLVGLVFPAIAMASLFLYVQKNKIV from the coding sequence ATGACAACTTTAATTTTTCCCTCTATTTTTGTGCCTTTAGTGGGCCTAGTATTTCCGGCAATTGCAATGGCTTCTTTATTTCTTTATGTTCAAAAAAACAAGATTGTTTAG
- the ycf4 gene encoding photosystem I assembly protein ycf4, whose translation MSWRSEHIWIELITGSRKLSNFCWALIVFLGSLGFLLVGTSSYLGRNFISFVPAQQIVFFPQGLVMSFYGIAGFFISSYLWCTISWNVASGYDRFDKKEGIVCIFRWGFPGTNRRIFLRFRTKDIQSIRIEVKEDIYARRILYMYIRGRGAIPLTRTDENLTSREIEQKAAQLAYFLRVPIEVF comes from the coding sequence ATGAGTTGGCGATCAGAACATATATGGATAGAACTTATAACGGGGTCTCGAAAACTAAGTAATTTTTGCTGGGCCCTTATCGTTTTTTTAGGTTCATTAGGATTCTTATTGGTTGGAACTTCCAGTTATCTTGGTAGAAATTTTATATCTTTTGTTCCGGCTCAGCAAATTGTTTTTTTTCCACAAGGGCTCGTGATGTCTTTCTACGGGATCGCTGGTTTCTTTATTAGTTCCTATTTGTGGTGCACAATTTCCTGGAATGTAGCTAGTGGTTATGATCGATTCGATAAAAAGGAGGGAATAGTGTGTATTTTTCGTTGGGGATTTCCTGGAACAAATCGTCGCATATTCCTCCGATTCCGTACAAAAGATATTCAGTCCATTAGAATAGAAGTTAAAGAGGATATTTATGCTCGTCGTATCCTTTATATGTACATCCGAGGCCGGGGGGCTATTCCGTTGACCCGTACTGATGAAAATTTGACTTCACGAGAAATTGAACAAAAAGCCGCCCAATTGGCCTATTTTTTGCGCGTACCAATTGAAGTCTTTTGA
- the cemA gene encoding cemA, translated as MAKKKAFIPLLYLASIVFLSCWISLSLFTKSMESWVTNWSNTDQSEIFLNDIQEKSILEKFIELEEILFLDELIKEYSKIHLQKIPIGIHKETIQLIKIHNEDRIHMILHFSTNIICFAILSGYSILGNEELVILNSWAQEFLYNVSDTVKAFAILLLTDLCIGFHSPHGWELMIGSVYKDFGFVHNDQIISGLVSTFPVVFDTIFKYWIFRYLNRVSPSLVVIYHSMND; from the coding sequence ATGGCAAAAAAGAAAGCATTCATTCCTCTTTTGTATCTTGCATCTATAGTGTTTTTGTCATGTTGGATTTCTCTCTCATTATTTACTAAAAGTATGGAATCTTGGGTTACTAATTGGTCGAATACTGATCAATCCGAAATATTTTTGAATGATATTCAAGAAAAAAGTATTTTAGAAAAGTTCATAGAATTAGAGGAAATCCTCTTCTTGGACGAACTTATCAAGGAATACTCGAAAATACATCTACAAAAGATTCCTATAGGAATCCACAAAGAAACGATCCAATTAATCAAGATACACAATGAGGATCGTATCCATATGATTTTGCACTTCTCGACAAATATAATATGTTTTGCTATTCTAAGCGGTTATTCTATTTTAGGTAATGAAGAACTTGTTATTCTTAACTCTTGGGCTCAGGAATTCCTATATAACGTAAGTGATACAGTCAAAGCTTTTGCGATTCTTTTATTAACGGATTTATGTATCGGATTTCATTCACCCCACGGTTGGGAATTAATGATTGGTTCTGTCTACAAGGATTTTGGATTTGTTCATAATGATCAAATCATATCTGGTCTTGTTTCCACTTTTCCAGTTGTTTTCGATACTATTTTTAAATATTGGATTTTCCGTTATTTAAATCGTGTATCTCCGTCACTTGTAGTTATTTATCATTCAATGAATGATTAA